The Desulfatiglans sp. genome segment AAAGATGACCATCACAAAGACCTGTTTTATCTTTATCCCTGCTGGAGTAAAACATGGCGGGCTTAATTTCAGAAAGATAAATAAACCGGTCTTCCAGATCGCCATGTCACCCATGAAGAGGTTTGTGAGCGATCCACCGACATAAATAAACACAGGCTGGACTTTTTGGCCAATATCGTAGAAAGGGCACAGTGCGCTGTGCCCCTACGAGTCTCTTATCAAAACCTCGGAACATAGATAATCTTCAGAAAAAATATGAAAAAATACATAATCTTAATCCTGGTAATTGTCGGCCTTGTGTATGCAGGTATTCAGCATATACAAAATAAACCATCAGAAAGTATTTATACTATTATCAAATCAACAGGTTTTAGCGGATGCCTTTAAAAATAAAGAAAGCAACATACAGGTCAGCGGATCGGGCAGGGTGACAGCTACTCTACCGGACGACAACGAAGGAAGCCGCCATCAGAGATTTATCATAGAGCTTGATTCAGGCCTGACTCTTCTTGTTTCTCATAATATTGATATAGCGCCCAAAATCAATTCCCTTGGCAAAGGGGATCAAATAGAATTCTACGGGGAGTATGATTGGAATACAAAGGGCGGGGTTGTGCACTGGACCCATCATGACCCTGATGGCAGTCATGAAGATGGGTGGTTGAAGCACAAAGGGAGAATATATCAATAGAAGTAATATCGGAAGGAGCATCACATAGACTTTATTGTGAAGCATGGGTTTAATGCCCCTCCCCTTGGGGCGGAGAGGTTTCATTAATATTGTAGGGGCAGACCCCTGTGTCTGCCCTTTAAAATCTATAAAAACTCCGTGTCCTATGCCTGTCCCACAATAGCTTCAGCGAAGGAAGCTGTTCGCTCTTAAATTTCTTTGTGTTCTCAGTGTTCTCTGTGTGAGGTATCCTGGGGTTTTCAATGTCTCTAAATCCATTTTAAACCCCATTAAACTGGCTTGAACCATAACTATCAGCCAGCAGGCAGTGGCCAAAGTAAAAAGGCCTATCCACCTTTTTCATAAAGATGGGTGCATGCTGCACGCCTGCGGGCAAACAGATTATGGCTGCGGTGGTTATTGTATGCTTTTCCCACTCCTCTCCCATTGCTATCTCTGCCTCTCCGCCGAGTTCCGGCCAGTTCTCATAGCTTGCTGGTATAAAAAAGAGATATTCATCACAGTTGTGGGTATGAGGCGGGTCCGCCAGTACATGGGGGGAGAGTATGCTTACAAAGTTAAAATTAATATCTACCTTTCCAAACCTTTCCATATATTTCTGATCAAAACCGATGTTCAGTAGGGCCTTTTCCGGGAAGACCGGGATAGAAACCTTTGCTCCGCGGAGCACATATTTATCAAATCTGGATTCAGCCATTTCTTTATTCTCCTTCATCATATAATAGCAGGTACTGAAACGAAAACTCCTTTATGCAGGACTTTTTATATATTCCTTTGCCATGTATATACTGGAATAGATAACCGGTTTATCAACCTTCCTGAAATTTATCGGGCTGTGTACCATGCCTCTTGGTATTACAACAACAGTAGGGGTATTGATAACCTGTTTTTCTCCCTCTTTACCCATTAAAACATCTATCTCAGCCCCAAACTCCTCTGTGTCAGCGGGGTTTGTCCCCATGAAACAGAGGAACTCCTCAAAGTCATGAGAGTGTGCCTCTTCAATCTGAACTGGTTTTGATACATAGTCCCATTTCATGCGATGGTCTATTCCAGCCCAGCCTTCTGGTTCACCAAAGGCAGAAGGCATAACCCCCGGAATGGATTCTTTAGTGGCAATCCCTCTCACAATGTATTTTTCATATTTGGATTCAGTCATCTTTCAGGTTCTCCTTTCTATGAAGTATAAAACCGGATACAGGTTATGCCTGCATCCGGTTAAGATTTACGCCTGTACAGCTTCTATTGCAACCTAAAAGATATTGTATTTCAGGGTAAATGCCAGTGCACGGGACTAACTGGTCGACCGGTCTGCCAAAAACCTGATTGATAAAGATTTACAATCATAAATAAATATTTATAATTGGAAAGCAGATACTCGGGCTTTGAGTTAATTAATTAGGCTCCTCACAAGAATTTGTGGGTCAATTTTGGCATAGGTAGCTTTCCCAAGCCATGATATAGAGCCAGCTTAAATGTGTTTTCAGTACGATAACCAAAAGCCCTATGGCTAATAACTTTAGCC includes the following:
- a CDS encoding DUF3465 domain-containing protein; translated protein: MQVFSIYKINHQKVFILLSNQQVLADAFKNKESNIQVSGSGRVTATLPDDNEGSRHQRFIIELDSGLTLLVSHNIDIAPKINSLGKGDQIEFYGEYDWNTKGGVVHWTHHDPDGSHEDGWLKHKGRIYQ